Sequence from the Maribellus comscasis genome:
GGACTAAAATAATTGGTTTCTAGTAAAAGTTCAAAACAAAAACTAGGACATAAAGATTGTCTGGATGTACAATTTTGATTACATTAATATACATCAAAATATAAACATAAGTTTGATTTACAATCTGTTATAAACCTATTTGTAATAAAAAGAAATAGGTAAACACTAGGCTTCAAAATTGATTATTTCTACCTTTTGAGAGACATATATTCTCATTTTCCAAATCCATTTTAATAAAAACTCTTAAAATTTTGATTTAGTTTTGACATATTCCTAAATTTGGGAAAGCTATTTGGCAGTTCTGTGATATGATGAATTCGATACTCATGTAAAAGAGTAATGACACATGGAGACAATCAAGTGACAATATAAAAGTTACAGATTAGTTACAGAAGAAGTTTTGAGGTTTTATTTGTCTGATAATAAGTAAAATACAAAATAAATTCGAGACTCAGCTGAGTCACCAAAAAATAAAAGCGCTTAAATTCGATTTTAAGCGCTTTTTTAATTTTTACAAATAATTATCGTGTATTAGAGGGGCGGGGCACCACTGAATCTTTTTGATTATCGTATCGTTCAACAAACCGGAACAAGCCCAAATAAATTACAAAGGCAGTCAAAAAAATGGAACTTTTCAGGGCGAAGATACTAAGCTTGAGGGCTTTGGTATCCCGCTGAAAACCACACCTTTCGAAAAACAGTTTGATGCTCCCGGAGGCCAAAAGTCAGGATTAGGCGGATACCATGCCTGGCAAAGCAAGGATATGGTGAACTGGGTGCATCATGGCCCAGTATCCGAAAGCTTTGCAAAATGGGTAACTACCGCCGAATATGCAAATGGAAAGCTTTACTTATACTACGATTTTCCCAATGATCAGGATCCGCATGTTTATATCGATGAAAACCTGAATGATGGCGTTCCGGGAAAAAATATGGGAATAGCTTTTAAAGACCCATCACATGGATCCGACTGCGCCGTAATCCGTGATTTGGAAGGAAATTTTCATCTTATTGCTGAAGACTGGTCACCTGTAAATGCGTCAACCCATGCCTGGGATTCTCCTTTGGCAGTTCATGCTGTTAGCACTAATGGTATTGATGGTTTTAAAATACTTGACACACCGGTGGATGAGCGCACCAACCCAACTGGAAAATTTGCTGAATATGTTCATCCACACTGGCATGCGGAAGATCCTGAAAACTATCCCGGAAAAACAGTCAGGGAAGATGTACCTCAACACCGGGTAAAAGCCGGAGAAACACGCGCTTTTGGGAAATACGAAATCCATGAACCTGAACAAAATGCTTTTGGAGACTGGGCTGCCATTTCAATTGACGGTCAGTATTATTTGTTCTGCGATTTTGATCCGGCCGGCGGCCATGGCAGAGAAAGCATGAGTGTAGCCTGGTTTACTTCCGCCAATATCAATAAGAAGTTTACATTTTGCGGCAATATTGGCCAGGGGCATCCCGATCCGGATATTATGTTTGCCGAAGGGCAGTTTTATTTGGTAACACAGATGAACAACGACTTTGTTAGCCCCGGACCGTGGGTGGAAACGGTACAGGTACGCATGGGTGTGGATACTACCAATAATAGTGTCATTGACTACTGGAGCGATTGGCAAACTGTAAAAGAGCGCTATGATAATATTGAAGGGTTTGCCAAGCAGATTGAAAGAATTCCTGCGACATTGGATCTTTCAGGGCTCCCGGAAGGGTATGGTTTTCAGTTTGAGGTTAAAATGACAGATACAACTGAAAATGTGTCAAAGCCAATCCTGGACAAAGTAGTCGTTCACTTTAACGAATAATTTCCTGGCTCCAAAAAGGAAAAAATAGTTCATTGCGCCAGAGAACAGGGCTTGATAATAAATTCTTACGGAATAGTGTCGATCCGCTGGAGAAATACAGATTTCTATACGATTGGTTTTTAAGATACATCGCCGGCATCGCGGAGAGATACTTCCTTTTTATTTATGGATTAACATGCTGAGATATAGTTTTTTGTGCTTGTTTTTCATGATTTTATTTCATAACTTTTATATATAAAAAAACCAAAGTTATCATGAAAAATATTACAAGTAGTTCTTTAGTTGGGGACATCTCTGCTATTGAAAGCACCAATCTTGATGAAGCAAAAATCATAGAAAAAGAGATTCAAAATGGAATAGTTGACAATAACTCTAAACTAGTCACTTTTAAAGTTGAACAAATCATTTCTAATATTGAGAGCAGTAATCAACTGAATATTGGTGGTTTCGTAAATGCGAATTCAAAGTTTAAAAGTTTTCAAACCAGGTATTTGGCATTAATGCTTTCAAATAAAAGGTCTCCTGTGCTGGACCACAAAGGTGACATTATAGCCACTAAATGTTATGGTATTGGAATTGGACTTGTGCTGAAAGTAAAAGACATTGAAACAAAAGTTAACGGGAATTACGGAATTTTAGCAGCTTCGGCCAAATTGGATTTTGCCAAAGTAGGTTATACACTAAAAATAATCGGCCCAAGTAAACTTCCTCCGGAAATCAAAATTCCAAATACTTCAGGAGATTTTTCAGTTGAAGCTTTTCAAAAACTATCAGATTTTGTCGGCGTAGTAAAATCAGCGTTTAAATCAATGGAATTAAAAACTCTCTACCCAATTGAACTGATTAAGGAAGAAGATTTAAAATTAAAACTTGAGAAGTCAGACAAGCGATCCATATACTTTGGAGTGCGAAAGGTAGTGAACGGACTAAGTCTATACCAGGCAATACAGGAATTAAGGGAAAAGGATAATTCGCTGAATGAGAATGTTGTTCAATTTGTGTACCGATATTTTGACTTAAAAGATGCTTATGCTACACCAACAGAGACACAAAAGCAAAATGCCAATAAATGGCTTAATGCAAAATTCAACAAAATCAGTGCGATTGACTTAAATGATACCTGGGTGAATATCGATTCGAGCTTTACAGGCGATATTGGCGACCCGGAAATTAATTATAAGCCACATAAAAAACCATCGAATTGGGCAAATGCTGCCAAGGTCACTTTACTGGAAGAGAGTAAAACCAGCGCTGATTTTTCCAGCGACTTAAAAATTGCTGCTGTAGCGGAGGTTGACACGACCTTTAATTCTATCGTATTAACTCGTGATTTTGCGCGATATATGGATGTCGATTCGAGAGAAGATCTTCCGGCAAATAGCCATGTTATTCAAACAAGATACGGAGTTGGTATTAGGTTAATGATAAAAGTATCAAATATTGAGTTTGGGACAGATGTAAGTTTTGGTGCGATTGGGGCAATAAGTGAATTGAATCTGGCAAATGTTGAATATTCAATTTCGGGAATAGGATTTGCAGACAGAAATTTATTAGAGTTACTGCCAGGGCCCCAGAATATTACGCAAGAAACAGTTCGTAATCTTGAAAAGAGTTTTAATGATATTTGTAAGCGGTTAGAGGAAACAGATGTTAATGAATTAAGTCCACAGGCTTATAAAATCAGGGTATCGGAAGCTCAGAATATAGATCCTACCATTGAAACTCAGGCGATTGTTTTTAGTGCCAGACAAATACGGAATAAAATCAGACTTGGTGAAACCCTGAAAAAAGCAAGAGAGGCTGGAATAGCCGAGGAATTAATAAAGAAAGCATATAGTGAGTTTGATGTCAACGGAGATGAAAAGATTTCGTATCAACAAAGAAACGAAGCTGATGACTGGCTGAAAATATAGCGATGGGTGTTATTAAACATATCTCAAGTTCTGTGAAGCAGGGAAGAGCGAATAGTTTAAATATACCTTCTTTATCATAACTTTTAAGTTGTTTGATTTGTTGGTCACTCAATGCTTTGATAACGAGTTGATAATTTTTGTATAAATATGCTGCTATGGAACAACAAATTCAAATATTTAAGAACCTCATCAATTATAAGTATAAATACTTTATTTTGAGTTTGCTGGCTACAAAGTATTACAAATACGACAGAAATTTAAATATCTTTCTTGCTTTTGCAACTTCGGGAAGCGTTGCTACCTGGGCACTTTGGAACAAACTCCCAATAATTTGGGCCGGAATTATTGTTGCTGCCCAGATAATTAATTTGATAAAACCTTATTTCCCGTTTTCCAAGATTTGCAAAGAGATAAATGATAAACAAAGGCTATTGCAAGGACTGCTTTTAAACTATGAAAATCTTTGGAGTAAAATTCAATTTGACGAAATATCTGAAAAGAAAGGGAGGGAAGAATATTTAAAGTTGAGAAAACAAATTCAGGAACTTTTAAATTTTTCTGATGATATTGTTTTTAATGTTGACAAAAAAATAAAATCTGTTGCACAGGAAAAAACCAACAGCTATTTGAACCGAAATTATTTTCACGCTTTGGCGTAATATTATAGTTCTTAAGTTAAAATTTTAATCATAACATCATGGCAGGTAAAGATTTAAAAAAAAGAGCAGAAAAAGGTTATGGATTTTTAGATTCAGATATTTTGCCTGATTTTCCAGGTTTGGAAGTACTGGATTCAAAGATTCAAAAAATAGTGGTTGAAAAAAAGGACAAACTTAAAATCAAAAAGCGTAAATAATTTTCTATCCGATAAGTCAACTACATATTTTTTATTTTGGAGTTCGTTTATAAAAAGAATCATAGACAGAGCCCTGATTGGATTATTTTAATATGGTCTGTTTTTCCGGATTTTTTGAAATTTAGAAAAGGTGTTTTTTATGTTACGGGTTAACTTCCATGGGGATGGTAACTTATTCCTGTATGTATCTTGTTTCATTCCTCGGTAAACAAAAATCGAAAGCATATGCCCTGTTTTGCTCACAAGCTTTGTTTTGATGCTAAAACTGGTCTTTTGCATGTTAAGATAATAACTTTCTTTTTCTGCAGCAGAAATGTCGGGAAAACCAAATTTATCAGTTTCTCTTATTTTATAGGTTCCAATAACTCCCGGATATTTATATCCAAAGCTATAATAATTTTTTTGTGTTGGAATAGACGGCTGCGACTTATTATTACGGTAATTGGTAACCACCAAATAGCTCTTACTATTGCTTTGTGCTGGAAATATTGGGATGTAACTTATTTGAAATTAGGTAAGTATCAGGGCGTTGGTTAACATAAATCAGACCAAAAATTATTTGTTGATTTTATTTTTTAGTTTTGTGATTAAATAGACAAAAACCAAATGAACCAAAACGAACAACAACTTTTTGAAAGGTTAAGAAACGACGATGAAGCTGCTTTCAAAGTTCTTTTTAACGATTTTTATCCAAAGTTGTATTATTTCGTATTAGAGTTTGTCTCTGTTAAAGACATTGCAGAAAATATTGTACAGGATACTTTAGTCACGTTGTGGAACAAACGCAACGAACTAAAAGACGATTCAAATCTTACGTCATACCTTTTTACGGTAGCGAAAAATAATGCCTTAAAAAAGTTACGCGATAAAAGGTACAGTCAAAAGTTGTTCACGAATACCATAGATGTTGGTGAGTTGGATTTAAATGCAGAAACACTGTCAGCTGTAGATACATCGGTATGCGCATTCATGGATATTGAACAAATCATACAGGAAACTTTAGCAAGTTTGCCTCCCCAATGTAGAAAAGTCTTCGAACTCAGCAGGTTTCAGGAAATGAAAAACCGTGAAATAGCAGAAGAACTCAATATCTCGGTAAAAACAGTAGAAAAACATATCTCGAAAGGAATTAGAACATTTAAAGTTGCCTTGAAAGATTATTTACCCTTAGTGGCCTATCTGTTTGTTCTTTAGTTTTCAGTACCTTATAAACAGACGCAAAAAAAGTATAAAGAAAAGTAAAGCATTACTGGGGGTAAATGCTGTTTCATGGTTTATTTATAATATAGATGAAGAATTTTGAAGACATAATAAAACTGGTAACAGGAAATTTACCTCTTGAGGAGAAGGGAAAAGTTATTACAGAAATTAATACTCAAAAAGAAAAAAAGGAAATATTCAAAAAATTGAAGATTTCCTGGGCATTCCTCTCTTCAACAAGAAAATTGAACGATTACGAAATTGAAAATGCATACCTGAAAGCCCGGTATAGAATTTCAGGGAAACAAAGAAAATTGAATACAACCCTAAAAATTGTCTTAAAGTATGCGGCAATAATTGTATTTCTAATCAGCCTCACCACAATTTATTATACAAACAAACAACAACTTAACTCCGCCGATAACACCAAAAAGGTATCTTATACTTCTTTTATTACTGAAGATGGTCAACGGTCAAAGGTTGTTTTACCCGATAGTTCAATAGTTTGGTTAAATTCAGGCACGACACTTTCTTATCCCGGCAGCTTTTCTGAACAAAACCGAAAAGTTTCACTCAACGGACAGGCTTTTTTTCAGGTTTACCACAAAGAAGGTGACCCTTTTTCAGTACAGGCGAATGGTTTGATAGTTAAAGTACTGGGTACAAAATTCGATGTAGATGCATATCCTGAAAACGATGAGATTGCTGTTGTGCTTGAATCGGGTAAAGTAGAGCTGGCACACAACGAGATTGAAACCTTTAGTTATACCATGCAGCCCGGAGAAAAAGCAACGTATAACGTAGCCGATAATGCATTAACGCTAAATTCTACCGATACAGCCATTTATTCATCCTGGAAAAATGGAAAACTCATCTTCCGCAACGAATCGATGAAAAATGTAGTTGAAAAATTAAAACGATGGTATAATATCGATATTGAAGTAGCCGATGAGGAAGTGTATAACTCTATTTTCTCAGGAACAATTCAAAACGAAAGCTACGAGGAAATTTTCAGGTATATAGAAATTGTTTGCGGTGTTCATTGTAAACTAATACATAATTACGAAAAAGAAGCTAAACCCGAAATAATTATTTCAAAAAAACAATGAACTGTATAACTTAAAAAAACAGGCTTATGATGAATTAAAACGATGTACTAAAAAGGAGATGCTTTTAACATCTCCCTCATGTTTTATTATTGCCTCGCAGTGACCAACTCCAGAGGCAAAATCAACTTGAATTATTAAATAATCCAAATCAAAACAAATTTATGAAAAAAAATCATTATGGATTGATTTCCGGAGTATGTAAAATCCGGAAATCCAAATTTTTAAAAAGAATGAGGATTGTTGTAT
This genomic interval carries:
- a CDS encoding RNA polymerase sigma-70 factor; its protein translation is MNQNEQQLFERLRNDDEAAFKVLFNDFYPKLYYFVLEFVSVKDIAENIVQDTLVTLWNKRNELKDDSNLTSYLFTVAKNNALKKLRDKRYSQKLFTNTIDVGELDLNAETLSAVDTSVCAFMDIEQIIQETLASLPPQCRKVFELSRFQEMKNREIAEELNISVKTVEKHISKGIRTFKVALKDYLPLVAYLFVL
- a CDS encoding FecR family protein, which gives rise to MKNFEDIIKLVTGNLPLEEKGKVITEINTQKEKKEIFKKLKISWAFLSSTRKLNDYEIENAYLKARYRISGKQRKLNTTLKIVLKYAAIIVFLISLTTIYYTNKQQLNSADNTKKVSYTSFITEDGQRSKVVLPDSSIVWLNSGTTLSYPGSFSEQNRKVSLNGQAFFQVYHKEGDPFSVQANGLIVKVLGTKFDVDAYPENDEIAVVLESGKVELAHNEIETFSYTMQPGEKATYNVADNALTLNSTDTAIYSSWKNGKLIFRNESMKNVVEKLKRWYNIDIEVADEEVYNSIFSGTIQNESYEEIFRYIEIVCGVHCKLIHNYEKEAKPEIIISKKQ